A single Pseudomonas putida DNA region contains:
- the katE gene encoding catalase HPII has protein sequence MPSKKTDAPKHSEAAGTQTPDRANTNAKLQRLEAFRSDATGQALRTNQGVKIADNQNSLKAGARGPSLLEDFIMREKITHFDHERIPERIVHARGTGAHGYFQSYGCHAELTKAGFLQDPEKITPVFVRFSTVQGPRGSGDTVRDVRGFAVKFYTDEGNFDLVGNNMPVFFIQDAIKFPDFVHAVKPEPHNEMPTGGSAHDTFWDFVSLVPESAHMVIWAMSDRAIPRSLRMMEGFGVHTFRMINAEGVASFVKFHWKPRQGVHSVLWDEAQKLAGKDTDYHRRDLWDAIETGDYPEWELGVQIVPEADEHKFDFDLLDPTKLIPEELVPVTLLGKMVLNRNPDNFFAETEQVAFCPGHIVPGIDFSNDPLLQGRLFSYTDTQISRLGGPNFHEIPINRPVAPNHSSQRDAMHRMTIDKGRASYEPNSIDGGWPKETPPAAQDGGFESYQERIDAHKIRQRSDSFGDHFSQARLFFQSMSATEQQHIIKAYSFELGKVERESIRQREVNEILANIDLKLAAAVAANLGLPAPKQGTVQVKGSKPAQSKALSQMNHPGDVGIKGRKIAVLVADGVDGASVDKLVKALEAESARPMLLGPTSAPVKTADGKALPVDASMEGMPSIMFDGIVVPKGVDKALGSSGLAKHFLLEGYKHLKAMVLTKELAKELGLKEDKGLLLGDEQKVVDAFVKAVEGHRVWEREAAAEAVPA, from the coding sequence ATGCCCAGCAAGAAGACGGACGCGCCCAAGCACAGCGAGGCCGCCGGCACCCAGACCCCTGACCGGGCCAACACCAACGCCAAGCTGCAGCGCCTGGAGGCATTTCGCAGCGACGCAACCGGGCAGGCATTGCGCACCAACCAGGGTGTGAAGATCGCCGACAACCAGAACAGCCTCAAGGCCGGCGCACGCGGGCCATCGCTGCTCGAAGACTTCATCATGCGCGAGAAGATCACCCACTTCGATCACGAGCGCATTCCAGAACGCATCGTCCACGCCCGCGGCACCGGCGCCCATGGCTACTTCCAGAGCTATGGCTGCCATGCCGAGCTGACCAAAGCCGGTTTCCTGCAGGACCCGGAGAAGATCACCCCAGTCTTCGTGCGCTTTTCAACGGTGCAGGGCCCGCGTGGCTCAGGGGACACAGTGCGCGACGTGCGTGGCTTTGCCGTCAAGTTCTATACCGATGAAGGTAATTTCGACCTGGTTGGCAACAACATGCCGGTATTTTTCATCCAGGATGCGATCAAGTTCCCCGACTTCGTGCATGCGGTCAAACCCGAACCGCACAACGAGATGCCTACCGGCGGCTCCGCTCACGACACCTTCTGGGACTTCGTATCGCTGGTGCCGGAGTCCGCGCACATGGTGATCTGGGCCATGTCCGACCGCGCCATTCCACGCAGCCTGCGGATGATGGAGGGCTTTGGCGTGCACACCTTCCGCATGATCAATGCCGAAGGCGTGGCCAGCTTCGTCAAGTTCCACTGGAAGCCGCGCCAGGGCGTGCACTCGGTGCTGTGGGACGAGGCGCAAAAGCTTGCAGGCAAGGACACTGACTATCACCGCCGCGACCTCTGGGATGCGATCGAGACCGGTGATTACCCCGAGTGGGAGCTGGGCGTGCAGATCGTGCCTGAGGCCGATGAACACAAGTTCGACTTCGACCTGCTCGACCCGACCAAGCTTATCCCGGAGGAGCTGGTACCCGTCACCCTGTTGGGCAAGATGGTGCTCAACCGCAACCCCGACAACTTTTTTGCCGAGACCGAGCAAGTGGCGTTCTGCCCGGGGCATATCGTGCCTGGCATCGATTTCAGCAACGACCCGTTGCTGCAGGGCCGGCTGTTCTCCTACACCGATACCCAGATCAGCCGCCTCGGTGGCCCAAACTTCCATGAGATCCCGATCAACCGCCCAGTGGCGCCGAACCACAGCAGCCAGCGCGATGCGATGCACCGCATGACCATCGACAAGGGCCGCGCTTCGTATGAGCCCAATTCCATCGATGGCGGCTGGCCCAAAGAGACGCCGCCTGCCGCGCAGGACGGTGGCTTCGAGAGTTATCAGGAGCGCATTGATGCGCACAAGATCCGCCAGCGCAGCGACTCGTTCGGCGACCACTTCTCCCAGGCACGGCTTTTCTTCCAGAGCATGAGCGCGACCGAGCAGCAGCACATCATCAAGGCTTACAGTTTCGAATTGGGCAAGGTGGAGCGTGAGAGCATCCGCCAGCGTGAGGTGAACGAGATCCTCGCCAATATCGACCTGAAACTGGCGGCGGCGGTGGCGGCTAACCTCGGGCTGCCGGCGCCGAAGCAGGGAACGGTGCAGGTGAAAGGTAGCAAACCCGCGCAGTCAAAGGCGTTGAGCCAGATGAACCACCCCGGTGATGTGGGTATCAAGGGGCGCAAGATTGCAGTGTTGGTCGCCGATGGTGTGGATGGCGCAAGTGTCGACAAGCTGGTCAAGGCGCTGGAAGCCGAAAGCGCACGGCCAATGCTTCTGGGGCCGACTTCGGCGCCGGTGAAGACGGCGGATGGCAAGGCGTTGCCGGTAGATGCGTCGATGGAGGGGATGCCGTCGATCATGTTCGACGGGATTGTCGTGCCCAAGGGGGTGGACAAGGCCTTGGGTTCCAGTGGGCTGGCGAAGCACTTTCTGCTGGAGGGCTACAAGCATCTGAAGGCAATGGTGTTGACCAAGGAGCTGGCGAAGGAGCTTGGGCTCAAGGAGGACAAGGGGTTGCTGCTTGGGGATGAGCAGAAGGTGGTGGATGCCTTTGTCAAAGCAGTTGAAGGGCATCGGGTGTGGGAGCGGGAAGCTGCTGCTGAGGCTGTGCCGGCCTAG
- a CDS encoding methionine ABC transporter ATP-binding protein → MIEFQQVHKTYRVAGREIPALNPTSLTIENGQVFGLIGHSGAGKSTMLRLINRLEEPSGGTIIVDGEDVTAFNASQLRGFRQQVGMIFQHFNLLASKTVADNVALPLTLAGELSRSEIDKRVTELLARVGLQDHAKKYPAQLSGGQKQRVGIARALSTNPKILLCDEATSALDPQTTASVLQLLAEINRELKLTIVLITHEMDVIRRVCDRVAVMDAGQIVEQGSVADVFLHPQHPTTKRFVQEDEQVDEGEQRDDFAHVPGRIVRLTFQGDATYAPLLGTVARETGVDYSILAGRIDRIKDVPYGQLTLALIGGDMEAAFARFKAADVHMEVLR, encoded by the coding sequence GTGATCGAGTTCCAACAGGTACATAAGACCTACCGCGTTGCCGGTAGGGAAATCCCCGCACTGAATCCGACCAGCCTGACCATCGAAAATGGCCAGGTGTTCGGCCTGATCGGCCATTCCGGCGCCGGCAAGAGCACCATGCTGCGCCTGATCAACCGCCTCGAAGAACCTTCCGGCGGCACGATCATCGTCGACGGCGAAGATGTCACCGCGTTCAACGCCAGCCAGTTGCGCGGCTTCCGTCAGCAGGTCGGGATGATCTTCCAGCACTTCAACCTGCTGGCTTCCAAGACGGTCGCCGACAACGTCGCCCTGCCGTTGACCCTGGCAGGCGAGCTGTCGCGCAGCGAGATCGACAAGCGCGTCACCGAGCTGCTGGCCCGCGTCGGCCTGCAGGACCACGCGAAGAAATACCCGGCCCAGCTTTCCGGCGGGCAGAAGCAGCGCGTCGGCATCGCCCGGGCGCTGTCCACCAACCCGAAGATCCTGCTGTGCGACGAAGCCACCAGTGCCCTCGACCCGCAGACCACCGCTTCGGTGCTGCAGCTGCTGGCCGAGATCAACCGTGAGCTGAAGCTGACCATCGTGCTGATCACCCACGAAATGGACGTGATCCGCCGGGTCTGCGACCGCGTGGCGGTGATGGATGCCGGCCAGATCGTCGAGCAAGGCTCGGTGGCCGACGTGTTCCTGCACCCGCAGCATCCGACCACCAAGCGCTTCGTCCAGGAAGACGAGCAGGTCGACGAAGGCGAGCAGCGCGACGACTTTGCCCACGTGCCAGGCCGTATCGTGCGCCTGACCTTCCAGGGTGACGCCACCTACGCCCCATTGCTGGGCACCGTGGCCCGCGAAACCGGAGTGGACTACAGCATCCTCGCCGGGCGGATCGACCGCATCAAGGATGTCCCCTATGGCCAGCTCACCCTCGCCCTGATCGGCGGTGACATGGAAGCGGCGTTCGCCCGCTTCAAGGCAGCTGACGTACATATGGAGGTACTGCGTTGA
- a CDS encoding methionine ABC transporter permease: MDALNFFANVDWTEIWLATVDTMIMLFGSLFFTVLLGLPLGVLLFLCGPKQMFEQKGVYALLSLVVNILRSLPFIILLIVMIPFTVLITGTSLGVAGAIPPLVVGATPFFARLVETALREVDRGIIEATQSMGATTRQIITSALLPEARPGIFAAITVTAITLVSYTAMAGVVGAGGLGDLAIRFGYQRFQTDVMVVTVVLLLVLVQVLQSVGDKLVVHFSRK, from the coding sequence ATGGACGCCCTGAATTTCTTCGCCAACGTCGACTGGACCGAAATCTGGCTGGCCACCGTCGATACCATGATCATGCTGTTCGGCTCGCTGTTCTTCACCGTGCTGCTCGGCCTGCCGCTGGGCGTGTTGCTGTTCCTCTGCGGGCCGAAGCAGATGTTCGAGCAAAAGGGCGTGTATGCGCTGCTGTCGCTGGTGGTCAACATCCTGCGCTCGCTGCCGTTCATCATCCTGCTGATCGTGATGATCCCGTTCACCGTGCTGATCACCGGCACTTCGCTGGGTGTCGCCGGCGCCATCCCGCCGCTGGTGGTGGGGGCCACGCCGTTCTTCGCGCGTCTGGTGGAAACCGCCCTGCGTGAGGTGGACCGCGGCATCATCGAAGCCACCCAGTCAATGGGCGCCACCACCCGCCAGATCATCACCAGTGCGCTGCTGCCTGAGGCCCGCCCGGGCATCTTCGCGGCGATTACCGTCACCGCCATCACCTTGGTGTCGTACACCGCCATGGCCGGTGTGGTCGGCGCTGGCGGCCTGGGCGACCTGGCCATCCGCTTCGGTTACCAGCGCTTCCAGACCGACGTGATGGTGGTCACCGTGGTGCTGCTGCTGGTTCTGGTTCAAGTCCTGCAGAGCGTGGGCGACAAACTGGTCGTGCATTTTTCCCGTAAGTAA
- a CDS encoding MetQ/NlpA family ABC transporter substrate-binding protein — MKKLLAVAAAVAAFSAHAGDLSVAATPVPHAEILNFVKPQLAKEGVNLKVKEFTDYIQPNVQVAEKRLDANFFQHQPYLDEFNKAKGTNLVSVAGVHIEPLGVYSTKIKKLDELSSGATVVIPNDATNGGRALLLLDKAGVIKLKDNTNILSTVKDVAENPKSVKFRELEAATIPRVLTQVDIALINTNYALEAKLNPEKDALAIEGKDSPYVNILVARPDNKDSDDMKKLAAALHSPEVKQFINEKYKGAVVPAF; from the coding sequence ATGAAGAAGCTGCTTGCTGTCGCTGCCGCCGTTGCGGCCTTCTCGGCCCACGCCGGTGATCTTTCCGTCGCGGCCACCCCGGTGCCGCACGCCGAGATCCTCAACTTCGTTAAACCGCAACTGGCGAAAGAGGGCGTCAACCTCAAGGTGAAGGAGTTCACCGACTACATCCAGCCGAACGTGCAAGTCGCCGAAAAGCGCCTGGACGCCAACTTCTTCCAGCACCAGCCGTACCTGGATGAGTTCAACAAGGCCAAGGGCACCAACCTGGTCAGCGTTGCCGGCGTGCACATCGAGCCGCTGGGCGTGTATTCGACCAAGATCAAGAAGCTCGACGAGCTGTCCTCCGGCGCCACCGTGGTCATCCCCAACGACGCCACCAACGGCGGCCGCGCTCTGCTGCTGCTGGACAAGGCCGGCGTGATCAAGCTCAAGGACAACACCAACATCCTGTCGACCGTGAAGGACGTTGCCGAGAACCCGAAAAGCGTGAAATTCCGTGAACTGGAAGCGGCCACCATCCCGCGCGTGCTGACCCAGGTCGATATCGCCCTGATCAACACCAACTACGCGCTGGAAGCCAAGCTGAACCCTGAGAAGGACGCGCTGGCCATCGAAGGGAAAGACTCGCCGTACGTGAACATCCTGGTTGCCCGCCCGGACAACAAGGACTCGGATGACATGAAGAAGCTGGCAGCAGCGCTGCACTCGCCTGAGGTGAAGCAGTTCATCAATGAGAAGTACAAAGGCGCTGTGGTTCCGGCATTCTGA
- a CDS encoding SCO family protein produces the protein MTRTQKTVFILVALVALILGLTVNKVLNGRGQLNPTELIDAGIILLPQSRAVADVTMTNQDGQPVQLDDLKGKWSLLFFGYTYCPDICPTTLAQLRQVKSELPKEAVDRLQVVLVSVDPNRDTPNQLKQYLGYFDKDFVGVAGSIEDTQKLANALSIPFIPADTSKPGYTVDHSGNLAVVGPDGRQRGFIRAPFNNQKLVAQLPGLVKRD, from the coding sequence ATGACTCGAACCCAGAAAACCGTCTTCATCCTCGTCGCCCTGGTCGCGCTGATCCTGGGCCTTACCGTCAACAAGGTGCTCAATGGCCGTGGCCAGCTCAACCCGACCGAGCTGATCGATGCCGGCATCATTCTCTTGCCGCAGAGCCGCGCGGTGGCCGACGTGACCATGACTAACCAGGATGGCCAGCCGGTGCAGCTGGACGACCTCAAGGGTAAGTGGTCGCTGCTGTTCTTTGGCTACACCTACTGCCCGGACATCTGCCCGACCACCCTGGCCCAGTTGCGCCAGGTGAAGAGCGAGCTGCCCAAGGAGGCCGTGGACCGGCTGCAGGTGGTGCTGGTGAGTGTGGACCCGAACCGCGATACGCCGAACCAGCTGAAGCAGTACCTGGGCTATTTCGACAAGGATTTTGTCGGGGTGGCGGGGTCGATCGAGGATACTCAGAAATTGGCCAATGCCTTGAGCATTCCGTTCATCCCGGCGGATACCAGCAAACCGGGGTATACCGTTGACCACAGCGGCAACCTGGCGGTCGTCGGGCCGGATGGGCGCCAGCGCGGGTTCATTCGTGCGCCGTTCAACAACCAGAAACTGGTGGCGCAGTTGCCCGGGCTGGTCAAGCGGGATTGA
- the cyoE gene encoding heme o synthase, which translates to MATLLSAQRAGWRDYLELTKPKVVVLMLITSLAGMFLATRAGVSWSVLLFGNLGIALCAGGAAVVNHVVDRRIDALMARTHKRPLAQGRVEPLPALLFALALALLGMALLLVFTNALTAWLTLASLLGYAVLYTGFLKRATPQNIVIGGLAGAAPPLLGWVAVSGHISAEPLLLVLIIFAWTPPHFWALAIHRKEEYAKADIPMLPVTHGERYTKLHILLYTLILLAVSLLPFAIHMSGPLYLACALALGLRFLQWAWVLYRGSRPHAAIGTFKYSIGYLFALFIALLVDHYLLLNL; encoded by the coding sequence GTGGCGACGCTTCTGAGCGCACAGCGTGCTGGTTGGCGCGATTACCTGGAGCTGACCAAGCCCAAAGTGGTGGTGCTGATGCTGATCACCTCGCTGGCGGGCATGTTCCTGGCGACCCGCGCCGGGGTCAGCTGGAGCGTGCTGCTGTTCGGCAACCTGGGGATTGCCCTGTGCGCAGGCGGCGCAGCAGTGGTCAACCATGTGGTGGACCGGCGCATTGACGCGCTGATGGCGCGCACCCACAAACGCCCGTTGGCCCAGGGCCGAGTCGAGCCGTTGCCAGCATTGCTGTTCGCCCTGGCCCTGGCGCTGCTTGGCATGGCGCTGTTGCTGGTGTTCACCAACGCGCTCACCGCTTGGCTGACCCTGGCTTCCTTGCTCGGTTACGCGGTGCTTTATACCGGCTTTCTCAAGCGCGCCACGCCACAGAACATCGTCATTGGCGGCCTGGCCGGCGCCGCACCGCCGTTGCTGGGCTGGGTTGCAGTAAGCGGCCATATCAGCGCCGAACCCCTGCTGCTGGTGCTGATCATCTTCGCCTGGACGCCTCCGCACTTCTGGGCCTTGGCCATCCACCGCAAGGAGGAATACGCCAAGGCCGATATCCCGATGCTGCCGGTGACCCACGGCGAGCGTTACACCAAGCTGCATATCCTGCTGTACACCCTGATATTGCTGGCGGTGAGCCTGCTGCCATTTGCCATCCACATGAGCGGCCCGTTGTACCTGGCCTGTGCCCTGGCGCTGGGCCTGCGCTTCCTGCAATGGGCCTGGGTGTTGTACCGTGGCAGCCGGCCGCACGCGGCGATCGGAACCTTCAAGTACTCCATCGGTTACCTGTTCGCGCTGTTCATCGCGTTGCTCGTTGACCACTACCTGTTGCTGAATCTATGA
- a CDS encoding COX15/CtaA family protein: protein MARPGFRIAVFATLLALLVVLLGAYTRLTHAGLGCPDWPGCYGFISVPKSEAQLAHAGLHFPDHPVEEAKGWAEMVHRYFAGTLAVVIALLALQAVRRHARDGQPYRLPLLLLGVVLAQAAFGMWTVTLKLWPQVVTAHLLGGFTTLSLLFLLSLRLSRAFAPLPKLPLSLRRIAALALLVVIGQIALGGWVSSNYAAVACIDLPTCHGQWWPAANFSNGFHLTQHVGPNYLGGQLDSDARTAIHISHRLGALLVTCVLLMLSWKLHRCGLTGLSRLVLLALAVQIGLGVSNVLFHLPLAVAVAHNAGGALLLLSMVLVNYRIRVVDKVRVGVGHGWRLRPVAGVSITHHMRNDSWRRF from the coding sequence ATGGCCAGACCCGGATTCCGTATAGCTGTGTTCGCTACCCTGCTGGCGCTGCTGGTTGTCCTGCTCGGTGCCTACACCCGGCTGACCCACGCCGGGCTAGGCTGCCCCGACTGGCCTGGCTGCTACGGCTTCATCAGCGTGCCCAAGAGCGAAGCGCAGCTGGCCCATGCCGGACTGCACTTCCCTGACCACCCGGTGGAAGAAGCCAAGGGCTGGGCCGAGATGGTCCACCGCTACTTCGCCGGCACCCTCGCCGTGGTGATCGCCCTGCTCGCCTTGCAGGCGGTTCGCCGGCATGCCCGCGATGGCCAGCCCTATCGCCTGCCCCTGCTGCTGCTGGGCGTGGTGCTGGCGCAGGCGGCGTTTGGCATGTGGACCGTCACCCTCAAGTTGTGGCCGCAAGTGGTCACCGCGCACCTGCTGGGCGGCTTCACCACACTGAGCTTGCTGTTCCTGCTGTCCCTGCGTCTATCCCGGGCCTTTGCGCCCTTGCCGAAACTGCCACTCAGTCTTCGACGGATAGCCGCGTTGGCCCTGCTGGTGGTGATTGGCCAGATTGCTCTGGGCGGCTGGGTCAGCTCCAACTACGCGGCGGTCGCCTGTATCGACCTGCCCACCTGCCATGGCCAGTGGTGGCCAGCGGCAAACTTCAGCAACGGCTTCCACCTCACGCAGCATGTCGGCCCCAATTACCTGGGTGGGCAGCTGGACAGCGATGCGCGCACGGCCATCCACATCAGCCATCGCCTGGGCGCGCTACTGGTGACCTGTGTACTGCTGATGCTCAGCTGGAAGCTGCACCGCTGTGGCCTCACCGGCCTGTCGCGGCTGGTGTTGCTGGCGCTGGCAGTGCAAATCGGCCTGGGAGTCAGCAATGTGCTGTTCCACCTGCCGCTGGCCGTGGCTGTGGCGCATAACGCTGGCGGCGCCCTGCTGTTGCTGAGCATGGTGCTGGTGAACTACCGCATTCGCGTGGTCGACAAGGTGCGCGTCGGGGTTGGCCATGGCTGGCGCCTGCGGCCCGTGGCCGGGGTAAGCATCACCCACCACATGAGGAACGATTCGTGGCGACGCTTCTGA